From a single Girardinichthys multiradiatus isolate DD_20200921_A chromosome 17, DD_fGirMul_XY1, whole genome shotgun sequence genomic region:
- the LOC124883099 gene encoding uncharacterized protein LOC124883099 — MEPTVSWSPEQTEALLSLWSEEKIQHPAVLANIPNSFTASVQGPNKKESTHDTVFYSIKVEDSNTPCTSNGAAEASFQTSALWSATTVERRRDKPTCSWSKKEVLTLLTHWANPAVQQELSRNVRNNAVYSSLSAKLASLGYNKTAQKCKEKLKKLKQDYRRIKNSNHLDGGKNIWFDIIDQVLGAPPAAVPKQPETRKLSSAEPGLPVVFEENCKGFSPSANDFETFSETGPTSASTDIKKEADFFVVRIDDDDTPSTSTAGSSSAQQTSDMFATSHVEKRKYVHTCSWSKKEVQALLAYWANPAVQEELRRNVRNNAVYNSLSAKLVSLGFNKSAQKCKEKIKKLKQDYRRVKNSQHVGWARTAWFGILDEVLGSQGATSKLSETSKSSSAEPNEVDMEADDAWKWSPDEVQVLVTLWAQPNIQRQLLASEENDEVFTYLSDELAQVGFSKSPQQCSLKVDKLKKEYTKLKQGGANVNDKSDWFAIMDSVLFPEGEASKERNLSAVLTASKPPEDFSHAVWTTEEVDALLTKWAEEHVQEQLKSTQGDERVYAQLSSELATQGFDKTTSQCRTKLRLLKQEYERIKEQKDSKAQKSKWFAIMEKVFSCHKPEIKSNLVPLETSHHEKPEKLEGCGLSVASLCLLVPTLRLMCAFAWKVIQSGNVAHYRKVEELAMLVTELAPGLLTARERVQLLLRLRARFVLELCQSKNTANLLNIQPHLRVIQDLKMSADCGQEELNELESSKSNFVEIVYALLKDTEERKRFFTEVFPIHYGQQYEATLQRLVWKFISRLDNLLPIPDIKQTAEWLSSSPSVMEECGKLVLDPGQLKTLLNFQEQQTGTLNTSLPHAQNMFLPSLSLRLKTNSKQQLPVHPKGSAADDDDENQTHDNLIMENLKDKQSDSVVAANCSSVISAPLKLHRCSMCHFTDTKVSALLSHIRQEHLSPFQDTFEDHLFQNTSMELDCELSSELLSNVAGSNSHGPPYQCDKCDKRYLSKSSLIVHYRIHTGEAPYLCSHCGQGFRSSAYLDLHTRVHTGERRYKCHICGKTSNQHLTRHMRMHRGEKNYLCTECGKAFLSNGELKLHMRYHTGERPYTCKHCGKGFIAKCLLTVHTRRHTGESPYRCPMCPKSFPTLRAQKKHLKIHSNKKSLQCLECGRIFRLEDTFKLHVKTHELI, encoded by the exons ATCCAGCTGTTCTGGCGAATATTCCTAATTCCTTCACTGCAAGTGTCCAAGGACCTAATAAAAAGGAAAGCACACACGATACTGTTTTCTATTCCATTAAAGTGGAGGACTCTAATACTCCGTGTACCAGCAACGGAGCGGCTGAGGCTTCATTTCAGACTTCAGCCTTGTGGTCAGCCACCACTGTGGAAAGAAGAAGAG ATAAGCCCACATGTAGCTGGTCAAAGAAAGAGGTCCTAACGTTGCTGACACATTGGGCCAATCCAGCCGTTCAGCAGGAGCTCAGTCGCAATGTGAGAAACAATGCCGTCTACAGCAGCCTCAGCGCCAAACTGGCGTCGCTCGGGTACAACAAAACGGCACAGAAGTGCAAGGAGAAACTGAAGAAGCTGAAACAGGATTACAGGAGAATCAAGAACAGCAATCATTTGGATGGTGGGAAGAATATATGGTTTGACATTATTGATCAGGTCCTCGGTGCTCCACCTGCTGCAGTACCGAAACAGCCAGAAACACGGAAGCTGTCCTCCGCAGAGCCTGGTCTGCCAGTAGTGTTTGAAGAGAATTGTAAAG GTTTCTCTCCTTCAGCAAACGATTTCGAAACCTTCTCTGAGACCGGCCCGACTTCTGCCTCCACCGACATAAAGAAAGAAGCGGATTTCTTCGTGGTCAGAATTGATGATGATGACACGCCATCAACAAGCACTGCAGGTTCCTCCTCTGCTCAGCAGACCTCTGACATGTTTGCAACCAGCCATgtggaaaaaaggaaat ATGTCCACACATGTAGCTGGTCTAAGAAGGAGGTCCAAGCGTTGTTGGCATACTGGGCCAATCCGGCCGTTCAGGAGGAGCTCCGTCGCAATGTGAGAAACAACGCCGTCTACAACAGCCTCAGCGCCAAACTGGTGTCACTGGGATTTAACAAGTCCGCACAGAAATGCAAGGAGAAAATCAAAAAACTGAAGCAGGACTACAGGAGGGTCAAGAACAGTCAACATGTTGGTTGGGCAAGGACTGCGTGGTTTGGAATTCTGGATGAAGTCCTTGGTTCTCAGGGTGCGACCTCGAAACTTTCAGAAACTTCAAAGTCTTCATCGGCAGAGCCAAATGAAGTTGATATGGAGGCTGATG ATGCATGGAAGTGGTCTCCTGATGAAGTCCAAGTGCTCGTAACTCTCTGGGCGCAGCCGAACATTCAGAGGCAGCTGCTCGCCTCGGAAGAAAATGACGAAGTCTTCACGTACCTCAGCGATGAACTGGCTCAGGTTGGCTTTAGCAAGTCGCCCCAGCAGTGCAGTCTGAAAGTGGATAAACTTAAGAAGGAGTACACAAAACTCAAACAAGGGGGGGCAAATGTGAATGATAAAAGTGACTGGTTTGCCATCATGGATAGTGTTCTCTTCCCTGAAGGAGAAGCTTCCAAAGAGCGTAATTTATCTGCAGTGCTGACAGCCTCTAAACCCCCTGAAG ATTTTTCACACGCTGTTTGGACAACAGAGGAAGTTGATGCACTGCTCACGAAATGGGCagaggagcatgtccaggagcAGCTGAAATCCACTCAGGGCGACGAGAGGGTGTACGCTCAGCTGAGCTCAGAGCTCGCCACTCAGGGATTCGATAAGACCACCAGTCAGTGCAGGACAAAACTGCGACTGCTAAAACAAGAGTATGAAAGGATTAAGGAGCAGAAAGACTCCAAAGCACAAAAGAGTAAATGGTTTGCCATCATGGAGAAGGTTTTTAGTTGCCACAAGCCAGAAATCAAGTCAAATCTGGTACCTCTGGAAACTTCACACCatgaaaaacctgaaaaactgGAGG GTTGTGGCTTGTCCGTCGCCTCTCTGTGCCTCCTGGTTCCCACCCTACGCCTGATGTGTGCCTTTGCCTGGAAGGTGATCCAGAGTGGTAATGTTGCACATTACCGAAAAGTGGAGGAGCTGGCGATGCTGGTGACGGAGCTGGCTCCGGGTCTGCTTACGGCCAGAGAAAGAGTGCAGCTCCTGCTCAGACTGAGGGCGAGG tTTGTGCTGGAGTTGTGTCAAAGTAAGAACACAGCTAACCTGCTGAACATCCAACCCCACCTGAGGGTTATTCAGGATCTCAAGATGAGTGCTGACTGTGGTCAGGAG GAGCTGAATGAGTTGGAGAGTTCAAAGTCAAATTTTGTAGAGATTGTTTATGCCTTGCTCAAGGACACAGAGGAAAGAAAGAGGTTTTTCACG GAAGTCTTCCCGATCCACTACGGACAACAGTATGAAGCCACCCTTCAAAGATTAGTTTGGAAATTCATTTCCAGATTGGACAATCTCTTACCTATTCCTGATATAAAACAG ACTGCAGAGTGGCTCAGCAGCTCCCCCTCGGTTATGGAAGAATGTGGGAAGCTGGTTTTGGATCCAGGACAGCTGAAGACACTCCTGAACTTCCAAGAGCAACAAACAGGAACTCTAAACACGA GCTTGCCTCATGCTCAGAATATGTTTTTGCCCTCGTTGTCTCTTCGTCTGAAAACAAACTCGAAGCAGCAACTACCAGTCCATCCCAAAGGGTCAGCTgccgatgatgatgatgaaaaccaaacacatgaCAATTTAATTATGGAGAACCTAAAAGATAAACAGAGCGATAGTGTGGTAGCTGCAAACTGCTCAA GTGTCATCTCTGCACCTTTAAAACTGCATCGCTGCTCCATGTGTCACTTTACTGACACCAAAGTGTCTGCACTTCTCAGTCATATCAGACAGGAGCATCTCAGTCCATTTCAGGACACTTTTGAAGACCACTTATTTCAAAACACCAGCATGGAGCTTGATTGTGAGTTGTCCAGCGAGCTCTTATCAAATGTAGCAGGCTCAAACAGCCACGGTCCTCCTTATCAATGTGacaaatgtgacaaaaggtACCTCTCCAAATCGTCCCTCATTGTCCACTATCGGATCCACACGGGCGAGGCTCCATACCTATGCTCCCACTGCGGCCAAGGGTTCAGGTCCTCGGCCTACCTCGACTTGCACACACGCGTCCACACTGGAGAGCGGCGCTACAAGTGTCacatctgtggcaagacctcCAACCAGCACCTGACAAGGCACATGCGAATGCACAGAGGAGAGAAGAACTACTTGTGCACTGAGTGCGGGAAGGCATTCCTCTCCAACGGGGAGCTGAAGCTTCATATGCGGTACCACACCGGGGAGAGGCCGTACACGTGCAAACACTGCGGGAAAGGCTTCATCGCCAAATGCCTTCTGACAGTTCACACTCGTCGGCACACTGGAGAGAGTCCCTACAGGTGTCCAATGTGTCCGAAATCCTTTCCCACTCTGAGAGCGCAGAAAAAGCACCTCAAGATCCACTCCAACAAGAAGTCCTTACAGTGTTTGGAATGTGGTCGAATCTTCAGGCTGGAAGACACTTTTAAACTGCATGTTAAAACACATGAACTAATATAG